A stretch of the Archangium violaceum genome encodes the following:
- a CDS encoding ATP-binding protein — MNPPRRQSWLWHSGWHRLLSLRVLVPLLLLAYACVFGIYTLQRDVAVREQQVEEHARGDVTLRMTHLQGTLEYLLRTGQSEAVREEVASLGSSPDLRVGLLLDEQGNVLASTRLAQFGKPAKEAWPELALPEALARMESARRRMSGDVRVNEDGSRVVGYAPINLGPGPQEDRVGFLYLQHDLTQLKAAQRHRAERSALRSSLLLVQIAGVLGLFFHFALGRRVQRLESAARRLAGGDLNARAGLRGVDELGSLGRAFDEMAERISHDQEALRRSEASFRTLIERTPDAVFVHRDQTLLFANPAAVALLGHEREEDLRGRKVEEILIPEDQERLAESSQPGAAREVHFRHRGGQQVLGEVVTFSVPFDDQPAVVSIARDITERKQVQEKLRATDRMVSLGTLAAGVAHELNNPISYVLSNLRFAVDELGEQTEAGGTLSLEQLKEIQQALREALEGGERMRNIVRDLRSFSRREDERFGPVDIHAVLDSCASLARSEIRHRAQLVKEYGEIPRVLGNESRLGQLFLNLLVNAAQAIPEGDAKTNHVRLTTASVDAEWVVISVQDTGVGIPPENLQRLFKPFFTTKPVGVGTGLGLSICHGIVTAMGGRIEVSSEVGKGTTFRVFMPVAEKGAQPSAEPKSA, encoded by the coding sequence ATGAACCCGCCCAGACGACAGAGCTGGCTCTGGCATTCCGGATGGCACCGGCTCCTGTCCCTGCGGGTGCTCGTCCCGTTGCTGCTGCTCGCGTATGCCTGCGTCTTCGGCATCTACACCCTGCAACGAGACGTGGCGGTCCGAGAGCAGCAGGTGGAGGAGCATGCGCGCGGGGACGTCACCCTGCGGATGACGCACCTGCAGGGCACGCTCGAGTACCTGCTGCGCACCGGGCAGTCCGAAGCGGTGCGCGAGGAGGTCGCGAGCCTAGGCTCCAGTCCCGACCTGCGGGTGGGGCTGCTCCTCGATGAGCAGGGGAACGTGCTGGCCTCCACGCGGCTCGCCCAGTTCGGCAAACCGGCGAAGGAGGCCTGGCCGGAGCTCGCGCTCCCGGAGGCCCTCGCCCGTATGGAATCCGCCCGGCGGCGGATGAGCGGGGACGTGCGGGTGAACGAGGACGGCTCGCGGGTGGTGGGTTACGCCCCCATCAACCTCGGCCCGGGTCCCCAGGAGGATCGGGTGGGCTTCCTCTATCTCCAGCATGATCTGACCCAGCTCAAGGCCGCGCAGCGCCACCGCGCCGAGCGTTCCGCGCTCCGCTCGAGCCTCCTGCTGGTGCAGATCGCCGGAGTCCTGGGACTGTTCTTCCACTTCGCGCTGGGGCGGCGTGTGCAGCGCCTGGAGTCCGCCGCCCGCCGGCTCGCCGGAGGAGATCTGAACGCACGCGCCGGGCTGCGCGGGGTGGACGAGCTGGGCTCGCTGGGCCGTGCCTTCGACGAAATGGCCGAGCGGATCAGCCACGACCAGGAGGCCTTGCGGCGCTCGGAGGCCAGCTTCCGCACCCTCATCGAGCGCACCCCGGATGCCGTCTTCGTCCATCGCGATCAGACCCTGCTCTTCGCCAACCCGGCGGCCGTCGCCCTGCTGGGCCATGAACGCGAGGAGGACCTGCGGGGCCGCAAGGTGGAGGAGATCCTCATTCCGGAGGACCAGGAGCGGCTCGCCGAGTCCAGCCAGCCCGGCGCCGCTCGCGAGGTCCACTTCCGGCACCGGGGAGGCCAGCAGGTGCTGGGCGAGGTGGTGACGTTCTCCGTTCCGTTCGATGACCAGCCCGCGGTGGTGTCCATCGCGCGCGACATCACCGAGCGCAAGCAGGTGCAGGAGAAGCTGCGCGCAACGGATCGCATGGTGTCGCTCGGCACGCTCGCCGCGGGCGTGGCCCACGAGCTCAACAACCCCATCTCCTACGTGCTGAGCAACCTGCGCTTCGCGGTGGACGAGCTGGGCGAGCAGACCGAAGCGGGCGGGACGCTCTCGCTCGAGCAACTGAAGGAGATCCAGCAGGCGCTCCGCGAGGCACTCGAGGGCGGCGAGCGCATGCGCAACATCGTGCGCGACCTGAGGAGCTTCTCGCGCCGGGAGGACGAGCGCTTCGGCCCGGTGGACATCCACGCGGTGCTCGACTCGTGCGCGAGCCTGGCCCGGAGTGAGATCCGCCATCGCGCGCAGCTGGTGAAGGAGTACGGGGAGATCCCGCGCGTGCTCGGCAACGAGTCGCGGCTGGGACAGCTCTTCCTCAACCTGCTCGTCAACGCCGCCCAGGCCATCCCCGAGGGGGATGCGAAGACGAACCACGTCCGCCTCACCACCGCGAGCGTGGACGCGGAATGGGTGGTGATCTCCGTGCAGGACACGGGCGTGGGGATTCCGCCGGAGAACCTCCAGCGGCTGTTCAAGCCCTTCTTCACCACCAAGCCCGTGGGAGTGGGAACGGGGCTGGGCCTCTCCATCTGCCACGGAATCGTCACGGCGATGGGTGGGCGCATCGAGGTGTCGAGCGAGGTTGGCAAGGGCACCACCTTCCGCGTCTTCATGCCCGTGGCCGAGAAGGGCGCCCAGCCCTCCGCCGAGCCGAAGTCCGCCTGA
- a CDS encoding DUF3396 domain-containing protein yields the protein MSEHYPRIRDYERLGYLIREGLSLCFYTKRPHVEIAQAVMQSLDVFLNIVGRQTLLQYLDEEGEWRNLDAAGWELTRHELLEQQRTHVALSGWEGDQRYRFEYWGKNPDAPLKPGNPGEVCALGFWLPTEYLEEHGPGRLRELALELATSLPFCSGHAGLSFHGDIHLVGVERKLRRYGIRYPGMDIPELMHLSLRLGSRLRGPAWLTFLGQPVLGELGGAAALRARLSSPGTTVQELDGERAVVTLGPWPEAGDTEQGQMLPAYRELARVLEPWLYREEPPRPSIEISEDTRRWERRFLD from the coding sequence ATGAGCGAGCATTATCCGAGGATTCGCGACTACGAACGACTCGGCTATCTCATCCGCGAAGGGCTGAGTCTGTGCTTCTACACGAAGCGTCCCCATGTGGAGATCGCGCAGGCGGTGATGCAATCACTCGATGTGTTCCTGAATATCGTGGGAAGACAGACGCTTCTCCAGTATTTGGATGAAGAAGGAGAGTGGCGAAATCTCGATGCGGCGGGTTGGGAGCTGACACGGCACGAGCTACTCGAACAACAACGGACTCACGTCGCTCTGTCGGGCTGGGAAGGCGATCAACGGTACCGGTTCGAGTATTGGGGTAAAAACCCTGATGCTCCCCTCAAGCCAGGAAACCCAGGGGAGGTTTGCGCGCTAGGCTTCTGGTTGCCTACCGAGTACCTGGAAGAGCACGGGCCAGGACGACTCCGCGAGCTAGCCCTGGAGCTGGCAACATCCCTCCCCTTCTGCTCTGGCCATGCGGGTCTCTCCTTTCACGGTGATATCCACCTGGTGGGAGTAGAGCGAAAGCTCCGTAGGTACGGCATCCGCTATCCAGGCATGGACATTCCAGAGTTGATGCATCTCTCGCTCAGGCTCGGCTCCCGGTTGCGTGGACCCGCCTGGCTGACCTTCCTGGGGCAACCCGTATTGGGCGAACTGGGAGGCGCCGCGGCGCTGCGGGCCCGGCTGTCCTCACCGGGAACCACCGTGCAGGAGTTGGACGGAGAGCGTGCCGTGGTCACCCTCGGCCCATGGCCCGAGGCGGGCGACACCGAGCAGGGTCAGATGCTGCCAGCGTATCGGGAGCTGGCCCGCGTCCTGGAGCCCTGGCTCTATCGGGAGGAGCCCCCCCGGCCCTCCATCGAAATCTCCGAGGACACACGCCGCTGGGAGCGTCGCTTCCTCGATTGA
- a CDS encoding SDR family NAD(P)-dependent oxidoreductase, which yields MAKEFLKDHVCTVTGGAQGIGWATARELAEAGGTVYVCDISEANLETARAQAAQLPWPERFHFARCDVSNREQLEGWLAGIQKEAGRIDVLINNAAFVRWADVSDMPVEEVEKTMQVGFNAIVYATKAVLPSMLANKRGHIVNMGSSAGRVFVGGSSAAYTAVKAAVDGYTQTMQLELRGTPVHAMLVRPGTVAGTDFFRKHVPSSRMPRMADFVPPVSPEEVAEAIVQGLARRSAIIDVPRSLGMIYVMFQHAPGVLRWLTRMGGHAQSDFGKAPKQRAS from the coding sequence ATGGCGAAGGAATTCTTGAAGGATCATGTGTGCACGGTGACGGGCGGGGCCCAGGGCATTGGCTGGGCCACGGCGCGGGAGCTCGCCGAGGCGGGTGGCACCGTGTACGTGTGTGACATCTCCGAGGCGAACCTGGAGACGGCGCGGGCCCAGGCGGCGCAGCTCCCCTGGCCGGAGCGCTTCCACTTCGCGCGCTGTGACGTCTCCAACCGGGAGCAGCTGGAGGGGTGGCTGGCGGGCATCCAGAAGGAGGCGGGCCGCATCGACGTCCTCATCAACAACGCCGCCTTCGTGCGGTGGGCGGATGTGAGCGACATGCCGGTGGAGGAGGTGGAGAAGACGATGCAGGTGGGCTTCAACGCCATCGTCTACGCCACCAAGGCGGTGCTGCCCTCCATGCTGGCGAACAAGCGGGGCCACATCGTCAACATGGGCTCCTCGGCCGGGCGCGTCTTCGTGGGCGGCTCGTCCGCGGCGTACACGGCGGTGAAGGCCGCGGTCGACGGCTACACGCAGACGATGCAGCTGGAGCTGCGCGGGACGCCCGTGCACGCCATGCTGGTGCGTCCCGGGACGGTGGCGGGCACGGACTTCTTCCGCAAGCACGTGCCGTCCTCGCGCATGCCGCGCATGGCGGACTTCGTCCCGCCGGTCTCCCCCGAGGAGGTGGCCGAGGCCATCGTGCAGGGCCTCGCCCGCCGCTCGGCCATCATCGACGTGCCTCGCTCGCTCGGGATGATCTACGTCATGTTCCAGCACGCCCCGGGCGTCTTGCGCTGGCTCACGCGCATGGGCGGGCATGCCCAGAGTGACTTCGGCAAGGCGCCGAAGCAGCGGGCTTCCTGA
- the pheA gene encoding chorismate mutase — translation MATRKTGKKSSPSARRPRAAEPVPPANAPRGPAGPGDASARLQELRRKIDAVDQRLVRLLNERASLVVEVGKTKRADGTPIYAPHREAEVLRKVLASNQGPLSERSLEGIYRELMSGSFALEQPLRIGFVGPPGSQSNDAAVKQFGSSVDYEDLHEIVGVFTEVRRGHVNYGLVPIENSLGGGIMETLDAFKANAHQISIYGEVQIAIHHALLANCKPRQVRRIHSKPEVFQQCRNWLSTQYPGVELMPSASSARAAQIAADECRKALEIGAEPGSAAIGTALAGRIYGLNVLFPRIEDDPNIITRFVIIARQQARPTGDDKTSIMFTTEDKPGALATVLGIFQDAGINLSHIDKRPQGRERWNYTFFIDALGHREDPAMAAAIEKVRTHCRELFILGSYPRSRRIL, via the coding sequence ATGGCAACCAGGAAGACCGGAAAGAAGAGCAGCCCCTCCGCTCGGAGACCCCGCGCCGCGGAGCCCGTGCCTCCAGCGAACGCGCCACGAGGGCCCGCGGGCCCCGGAGATGCCTCGGCCCGGCTCCAGGAGCTCCGCCGGAAGATCGATGCGGTGGATCAACGTCTGGTCCGGCTCCTCAACGAGCGGGCGAGCCTCGTCGTCGAGGTCGGCAAGACCAAGCGCGCGGATGGGACGCCCATCTACGCGCCACACCGGGAAGCCGAGGTGCTCCGCAAGGTCCTGGCGTCCAACCAGGGGCCGCTGAGCGAACGCAGCCTGGAGGGCATCTACCGCGAGCTGATGAGCGGCTCCTTCGCGCTCGAGCAGCCGCTGCGCATCGGCTTCGTCGGCCCGCCCGGCTCCCAGTCGAACGACGCCGCCGTCAAGCAGTTCGGCTCCTCCGTGGATTACGAGGACCTGCACGAGATCGTCGGCGTCTTCACCGAGGTGCGCCGGGGGCACGTCAACTACGGGCTCGTGCCCATCGAGAACTCGCTCGGCGGCGGCATCATGGAGACGCTCGATGCCTTCAAGGCCAACGCCCACCAGATCTCCATCTACGGCGAGGTGCAGATCGCCATCCACCACGCCCTGCTCGCCAACTGCAAGCCCCGCCAGGTGCGGCGCATCCACTCCAAGCCGGAGGTCTTCCAGCAGTGCCGCAACTGGTTGAGCACCCAGTACCCCGGCGTCGAGCTCATGCCCTCGGCCAGCAGCGCACGCGCCGCGCAGATCGCCGCCGATGAGTGCCGCAAGGCGCTGGAGATCGGTGCCGAGCCCGGATCGGCCGCCATCGGCACCGCGCTCGCCGGGCGCATCTACGGGCTCAACGTCCTCTTCCCGCGCATCGAGGACGACCCGAACATCATCACCCGCTTCGTCATCATCGCCCGGCAGCAGGCCCGGCCCACCGGTGATGACAAGACGTCCATCATGTTCACCACCGAGGACAAGCCTGGCGCACTGGCCACGGTGCTCGGCATCTTCCAGGACGCGGGCATCAACCTCTCGCATATCGACAAGCGGCCCCAGGGGCGCGAGCGGTGGAACTACACGTTCTTCATCGACGCGCTCGGCCACCGGGAGGATCCGGCCATGGCCGCCGCCATCGAGAAGGTGCGGACCCACTGCCGGGAGCTCTTCATCCTCGGCAGCTACCCGCGCTCGCGCCGCATCCTCTGA
- a CDS encoding acetoacetate decarboxylase family protein: MSAESMKTAAEEQSYPPTPWPLVGQMYSSIWLVPADRCSFAVVHPELTPIKVAGRVVVMMGFVDYQQGSMMTYRELFANVMVRHTSGLSGSKVDQIWVDEPRSLRGGRELWGIPKQLARFEFNHQAPGGGFSGKAWDEKGTLLLEAHYGSGLGLPTRTKVAVPTVQPLHGQVTTTDASVDCELRLVKAACTVPESSPLAALGVANRRPLMSIWMKDLRTELGAAKPVR; encoded by the coding sequence ATGAGCGCGGAATCAATGAAGACCGCTGCCGAGGAGCAGTCCTATCCGCCGACGCCGTGGCCCCTGGTGGGCCAGATGTACAGTTCCATCTGGTTGGTCCCCGCGGACCGCTGCTCGTTCGCGGTGGTGCACCCCGAGCTGACCCCCATCAAGGTGGCGGGGCGCGTGGTCGTCATGATGGGGTTCGTGGACTACCAGCAGGGCAGCATGATGACCTACCGCGAGCTCTTCGCGAACGTGATGGTCCGCCACACCTCGGGGCTGTCCGGCTCGAAGGTGGATCAGATCTGGGTGGACGAGCCCCGTTCGCTGAGGGGAGGGCGGGAGCTGTGGGGCATCCCCAAGCAGCTGGCGCGCTTCGAGTTCAACCACCAGGCGCCGGGCGGAGGCTTCTCCGGCAAGGCGTGGGATGAGAAGGGGACGCTGCTGCTCGAGGCCCACTATGGCTCGGGACTGGGCCTTCCGACGCGGACGAAGGTGGCCGTCCCGACCGTGCAGCCGCTCCACGGGCAGGTGACCACCACGGACGCGAGCGTGGACTGCGAGTTGCGCCTGGTGAAGGCGGCCTGCACCGTCCCGGAGAGCAGCCCGCTGGCCGCGTTGGGCGTTGCCAACAGGCGTCCTCTCATGAGCATTTGGATGAAGGACTTGCGGACCGAGCTGGGGGCCGCGAAGCCGGTGCGCTGA
- a CDS encoding fused MFS/spermidine synthase translates to MTAPTTLSRPHFRFLCALLFCTGMTSLVFQIIWLRGFGIILGSTIYSMSCVITVFMLGLALGSFLMSRLLKRGRWLAEHPLAAYGSVEALVGLSALLVTWTLFTHQDFYLSLSSSPTAPLLKLLLTQFSLCAALITVPTTLMGMTLPLVSQLVADRRQVSALYGINTIGGATGSVIASFVLIYYLGCIRAGTVAAAVNGLIFCAALLASRAFPPVTAGAGEELSGGTVEATVPAEGQLLGRPLLLSLAVFSGFIALSCEITWTRFLSLCFGNRVYVTSITLALILLFMGQAARMSGALLRGPNPVWRILLKSCALTLISFAVAFLLERHALQATHPGLVVLFILVMVVFPATALGLLFPLTLAARPSRADNPASWVGLVYGVNTLASLVGSLASGYVLINLLGSNGLIAFNSALLVLTLGGLVYAFRQHLRPADHALAAAAGLGFLAVILPRSTEVPPVVDPERAVVRSEDAHGIFSVVSMGEGRLRVLNNRTDLVYLYGDPTTQYVQESQAYFPALYAPRLEKVLNIGSGYGITAGAFSRVAEVRSIDAVEIVPALVEHARLFSPGNHRYFDNPRIQVHVTDGRHFLATTPERYDIISINLSDPYLPGASSFFSREFYELTRARLRPGGVMTQHIFGPDVASLYHGIHEVFPHVKAIPAYGDGLTIIASMEPLQPHQREVFLRQYDEGRALLGPIGLKDGLAGFEKLIAVGDERLQELAARAPEFRNSDDMPSLEFRRLPGKLGLFHSNN, encoded by the coding sequence ATGACGGCCCCGACGACGCTCAGCCGCCCCCATTTCCGCTTCCTCTGCGCGCTCCTGTTCTGCACGGGGATGACGTCCCTCGTGTTCCAGATCATCTGGCTGCGTGGGTTCGGCATCATCCTTGGCAGCACCATCTATTCGATGTCGTGCGTCATCACCGTGTTCATGCTCGGACTGGCGCTCGGCAGCTTCCTGATGTCCCGGCTGCTGAAGCGCGGCCGTTGGCTGGCCGAGCATCCGCTCGCGGCCTACGGCAGCGTGGAAGCGTTGGTGGGCCTCAGCGCCCTGCTCGTCACCTGGACGCTCTTCACGCACCAGGACTTCTACCTGTCGCTGTCCAGTTCCCCCACGGCGCCACTGCTGAAGTTGCTCCTCACGCAATTCTCGCTCTGCGCCGCGCTCATCACCGTGCCCACCACGCTCATGGGCATGACGCTGCCGCTGGTGAGCCAGCTCGTCGCGGACCGCCGGCAGGTGTCGGCTCTCTATGGCATCAACACCATCGGCGGCGCCACGGGCAGCGTCATCGCCAGCTTCGTCCTCATCTATTACCTGGGATGCATCCGGGCTGGCACGGTGGCCGCCGCGGTGAATGGTCTCATCTTCTGCGCCGCCCTGCTGGCCAGCCGCGCATTCCCGCCCGTCACGGCCGGAGCCGGGGAAGAGCTCTCTGGCGGCACCGTGGAGGCCACGGTTCCCGCGGAGGGCCAGCTCCTCGGCCGCCCGTTGCTGTTGTCGCTCGCGGTCTTCTCGGGCTTCATCGCCCTGTCGTGTGAGATCACCTGGACGCGCTTCCTCTCGCTGTGCTTCGGCAACCGCGTCTACGTGACGAGCATCACGCTGGCGCTCATCCTCCTCTTCATGGGCCAGGCGGCACGCATGAGCGGCGCCCTGCTCCGCGGCCCGAATCCGGTGTGGCGCATCCTCCTCAAATCGTGCGCCCTCACCCTCATCTCCTTCGCGGTCGCGTTCCTGCTGGAGCGCCACGCCCTCCAGGCGACCCACCCGGGCCTGGTCGTCCTCTTCATCCTCGTCATGGTGGTGTTCCCGGCCACGGCGCTCGGGTTGCTCTTCCCGCTGACACTCGCCGCCCGGCCCTCCCGTGCCGACAACCCGGCGAGCTGGGTGGGGCTCGTCTATGGCGTCAACACCCTGGCCAGCCTCGTGGGTTCGCTCGCCAGCGGCTACGTGCTCATCAACCTGCTCGGCTCCAATGGCCTCATCGCCTTCAATTCGGCGCTGCTGGTGTTGACGCTCGGAGGGCTGGTGTACGCCTTCCGCCAGCACTTGAGGCCGGCGGACCATGCGCTGGCCGCGGCGGCGGGCCTGGGCTTCCTGGCCGTCATCCTCCCGCGCAGCACCGAGGTGCCCCCCGTGGTGGACCCGGAACGAGCGGTGGTGCGCAGCGAGGACGCGCACGGCATCTTCAGCGTGGTGAGCATGGGCGAGGGCCGGCTGCGAGTGCTCAACAACCGCACGGACCTCGTCTACCTGTACGGCGACCCCACCACCCAGTACGTGCAGGAGTCGCAGGCGTACTTCCCGGCCCTCTACGCGCCCCGGCTGGAGAAGGTGCTCAACATCGGCTCCGGCTACGGCATCACCGCGGGCGCGTTCTCGCGCGTGGCCGAGGTGCGCTCCATCGACGCGGTGGAGATCGTCCCGGCGCTCGTCGAGCACGCCCGGCTGTTCAGCCCGGGCAATCACCGTTACTTCGACAACCCACGCATCCAGGTGCACGTCACCGACGGGCGGCACTTCCTGGCCACCACGCCCGAGCGCTACGACATCATCTCCATCAACCTGTCGGACCCGTACCTGCCGGGTGCGTCGAGCTTCTTCAGCCGCGAGTTCTACGAGCTGACGCGCGCTCGCCTGCGGCCGGGGGGCGTGATGACGCAGCACATCTTCGGGCCCGACGTCGCGTCGCTGTACCACGGCATCCACGAGGTGTTCCCTCACGTGAAGGCCATTCCGGCGTACGGTGACGGGCTCACGATCATCGCCTCGATGGAGCCGCTGCAACCGCACCAGCGCGAGGTGTTCCTGCGGCAGTACGACGAGGGCCGGGCGCTGCTGGGGCCCATCGGGCTGAAGGACGGGCTCGCCGGCTTCGAGAAGTTGATCGCCGTGGGTGACGAGCGGCTCCAGGAGCTGGCCGCGCGCGCTCCGGAGTTCCGCAACAGCGACGACATGCCCTCCCTGGAGTTCCGGCGGCTGCCCGGCAAGTTGGGCCTCTTCCATTCCAACAACTGA
- a CDS encoding fused MFS/spermidine synthase, with the protein MRQTPAAVLRPLDPPLIPRSGSAPAPGPGIKPWVLRLFFLSGLSGILFEVLWTRIFTFLLGGTTQSVSAVITAFMFGMGVGSYVFGGLVDGRARRPLVLYGLLELGVALSGLVAFYAFQHIESLYAALYSWAPHATVKWLVFLIAFVFISIPATLIGGTLPALVRHAVARAEGVKAALGRLYALNSLGSSAGAILMLGLVWVLGYEVSYHVALVLNCVTGISALVLARREARARHTEAPDPHPDPLPEGEGGEGGISARVLLPAFALSGFCALAYEVIWFRTLDFLLLGKLTTFACVLSVYLLGISLGSLAFSQWRPRGLSDLGLFVRFELLLGLIGLTSLPVLSLISGLGSRPLSIATAFVILFGITFLLGGLFPLAGKLYAGSLRLLGRTVGNLYSANTLGSVLGSFLTGFVLIPWVGTANTLLLTAGLNLLIAAGVAGLELRPVRTRPVAVGVGLAVVALAGWFSADWLTRFYERAGLRPGFHIIAQAESSLQPLLVAEDAHGERVLMGGPFQSGETVPARRQTQRLQAHLPMLVHSSPRRVLEIGYGVGELPRTLHLYEPELLHLAELDEHMIPMAEEYFGALNEKVSRRPNVRVDVMDGRHFLKMSPDQYDVIMSDSMILASEGSLRLYTEEHFREARRHLRPGGVVLAWLPLNAGTTKALVILKTFHEVFPQSLLWLPLGHNTQEAFLIGFRDEARIDWEAWKEKFERVARADLEGFGWGDPALFFASFRAGPERLADIASRIPLVNRDMSPVLDFLPQDPPAEIASTVERLVGHDPGFIFEHLRAGPGNQEALESLRAGVQRIHEADLLFLKGVATLDRFGARPPAEVLENAASLTADFRRALEVYPAHPAASVWTAQVLGLATRVEPPLAPERLRALLEDAVRHNPTDVSSVEALARLALQRGDSDEARKYLARLRVLSPYSRLTREMP; encoded by the coding sequence ATGAGACAGACCCCGGCCGCGGTACTTCGTCCGCTCGATCCCCCCCTCATCCCGCGGAGCGGCTCCGCCCCCGCCCCCGGGCCCGGTATCAAACCCTGGGTGTTGCGCCTGTTCTTCCTTTCGGGTCTTTCGGGAATCCTCTTCGAGGTCCTCTGGACGCGCATCTTCACGTTCCTGCTGGGCGGAACCACGCAGAGCGTGAGCGCCGTCATCACGGCCTTCATGTTCGGCATGGGCGTGGGCTCGTACGTCTTCGGCGGGCTCGTGGACGGCCGCGCCCGCCGGCCCCTGGTGCTCTACGGCCTGCTGGAGCTCGGTGTCGCCCTCAGCGGGCTCGTCGCCTTCTACGCGTTCCAGCACATCGAGTCGCTCTACGCGGCCCTGTACTCCTGGGCGCCCCATGCCACCGTCAAGTGGCTCGTCTTCCTCATCGCCTTCGTCTTCATCTCCATCCCCGCCACCCTCATCGGTGGCACCCTGCCCGCGCTCGTCCGGCACGCCGTGGCCCGCGCCGAAGGCGTGAAGGCCGCGCTCGGACGGTTGTATGCGCTCAACTCCCTGGGCTCCTCCGCCGGCGCCATCCTCATGCTCGGCCTGGTCTGGGTGCTCGGGTACGAGGTCAGCTACCACGTCGCGCTCGTGTTGAACTGCGTCACGGGAATCTCCGCCCTGGTGCTGGCCCGGCGGGAGGCACGGGCGCGACACACGGAGGCACCAGACCCTCACCCCGACCCTCTCCCGGAGGGAGAGGGAGGAGAGGGGGGGATTTCGGCTCGTGTGCTCCTGCCCGCCTTCGCGCTCTCCGGGTTCTGCGCGCTCGCCTATGAGGTCATCTGGTTCCGCACCCTCGACTTCCTCCTGCTGGGGAAGCTGACCACCTTCGCCTGTGTCCTCTCCGTGTATCTGCTGGGCATCAGCCTCGGCAGCCTCGCGTTCAGTCAGTGGCGGCCCCGGGGCCTGAGTGATCTCGGCCTGTTCGTCCGCTTCGAGCTCCTCCTCGGGTTGATCGGACTCACCAGCCTCCCCGTACTCTCGTTGATCAGCGGCCTCGGCAGCCGGCCCCTCTCCATCGCCACCGCCTTCGTCATCCTGTTCGGAATCACCTTCTTGCTGGGCGGCCTCTTCCCGCTGGCCGGCAAGCTGTACGCCGGCTCCCTGCGGCTGCTCGGAAGGACCGTCGGAAACCTCTACTCGGCCAACACGCTCGGTTCGGTGCTGGGCTCGTTCCTCACGGGCTTCGTCCTCATTCCCTGGGTGGGCACGGCGAACACGCTCCTGCTCACCGCGGGGCTCAACCTCCTCATCGCCGCGGGTGTGGCGGGCCTGGAGCTCCGGCCGGTACGCACGCGCCCGGTGGCGGTGGGCGTGGGGCTCGCGGTGGTGGCGCTCGCGGGCTGGTTCAGCGCGGACTGGCTCACGCGCTTCTACGAGCGCGCGGGTCTCCGGCCGGGCTTCCACATCATCGCCCAGGCCGAGAGCAGTCTGCAGCCGTTGCTGGTGGCCGAGGACGCGCATGGCGAGCGGGTCCTCATGGGCGGTCCCTTCCAGTCCGGTGAGACGGTCCCCGCGCGCCGCCAGACGCAGAGGTTGCAGGCCCACCTGCCCATGCTCGTGCACTCCTCGCCGCGCCGCGTGCTGGAGATCGGCTACGGCGTGGGCGAGCTCCCGCGCACCCTCCACCTCTACGAGCCCGAGCTGCTGCACCTCGCCGAGCTCGACGAGCACATGATCCCCATGGCCGAGGAGTACTTCGGAGCCCTCAACGAGAAGGTCAGCCGCCGCCCCAACGTGCGCGTGGACGTGATGGACGGCCGGCACTTCCTGAAGATGAGCCCGGACCAGTACGACGTCATCATGTCGGACTCGATGATCCTCGCGAGCGAGGGGAGTCTGCGGCTCTACACGGAGGAGCACTTCCGCGAGGCGCGCCGGCACCTGCGGCCCGGGGGCGTGGTGCTCGCGTGGTTGCCGCTCAACGCCGGTACCACCAAGGCGCTCGTCATCCTGAAGACGTTCCACGAGGTCTTCCCCCAGAGCCTGCTGTGGCTGCCGCTGGGGCACAACACGCAGGAGGCGTTCCTCATCGGCTTCCGCGACGAGGCGCGCATCGACTGGGAGGCGTGGAAGGAGAAGTTCGAGCGGGTGGCGCGAGCGGACCTGGAGGGCTTCGGCTGGGGCGACCCCGCGCTCTTCTTCGCCAGCTTCCGGGCCGGGCCCGAGCGGCTGGCGGACATCGCCTCGCGGATACCGCTCGTCAACCGCGACATGAGCCCGGTGCTGGACTTCCTCCCGCAGGATCCTCCCGCGGAGATCGCCTCCACCGTCGAGCGGCTCGTCGGTCATGATCCGGGCTTCATCTTCGAGCACCTGCGCGCGGGCCCCGGAAACCAGGAGGCGCTGGAGTCTCTGCGCGCGGGCGTCCAGCGCATCCACGAGGCGGATCTGCTCTTCCTGAAGGGCGTGGCGACGCTCGACCGGTTCGGTGCCCGGCCTCCGGCGGAAGTGCTGGAGAACGCGGCGTCCCTGACGGCCGACTTCCGCCGGGCGCTCGAGGTGTACCCGGCGCACCCCGCCGCCTCCGTGTGGACGGCGCAGGTGCTGGGTCTGGCCACCCGGGTGGAGCCGCCGCTTGCGCCCGAGCGGCTGCGCGCGTTGCTCGAGGACGCGGTCCGCCATAACCCCACGGATGTTTCCTCGGTCGAAGCACTCGCGCGTCTGGCCCTCCAGCGGGGGGACTCGGACGAGGCCCGGAAGTACCTCGCGCGGCTGCGTGTGCTCTCCCCCTACTCCCGGCTCACCCGAGAGATGCCATGA